One window from the genome of Paraneptunicella aestuarii encodes:
- a CDS encoding 2-oxoglutarate dehydrogenase E1 component → MHESVMKAWWESSHMAGGNAAYVEELYEAYLDNPLSVSEDWREVFDKLPKVDGVALETKHSEVRNQFRLMAEQGLKAKMPVAASKQVATEADQKQVKVLQLINAYRFRGHQHANLDPLGLWHQERVRDLELSYHNLSEEDFHSVYNVGSYAVGQEQMTLGELYKSLNRTYCNSIGAEYMHITNTEEKRWIQKYFEGAQSTPKFDRETKIDILKGLVAADGMEKYLGAKFPGAKRFSLEGGDALVPMLKGLIKHAGKNGAKEVVIGMAHRGRLNVLVNVMGKNPSVLFDEFSGKHDESLGMGDVKYHSGFSSDFSTPGGNVHLALAFNPSHLEIVNPVVMGSVRARLDRRECDNGSMVLPITIHGDSAIAGQGVVQETFNMSQTRGFKVGGTVRIVVNNQVGFTTSKTIDTRSTQYCTDIAKMVQAPIFHVNADDPEAVLFVSQLALDYRNTFKRDVVIDLVCYRRHGHNEADEPNATQPLMYQKIKKHPVPRQLYAEQLIAQGVIEEHEVDKLVNEYRAALDHGACVVPEWRPMTEHSVDWSPYIGNEWNVAYEGAVSVSELKRIGTKICEYPESFKLHSRVRKLYQDREAMMAGEKLLDWGAAETLAYGTILEAGHNIRLTGQDSGRGTFFHRHAVLHNQTDAAEYMPLEYISDKQGKIEIYDSVLSEAAAMAFEFGYATAEPGSLVLWEAQFGDFANGAQVVIDQFLSSGEHKWGRLCGLTLLLPHGYEGQGPEHSSARLERFLQLSAGHNWQVCVPSTPSQVYNMLRRQIIRPLRRPLIVMSPKSLLRHPLAVSSMEELAEGRFYEVIDEIDEIKPAGVKRVVMCSGKVYYDLLEQRRKNEQTDVAIIRIEQLYPFPQEEMKAIVQKYQHVKDWVWCQEEPQNQGAWYCSQHHFVEAIPEGAKVTYAGRAASSSPAVGYLAIHNQQQKAVVAEALEIN, encoded by the coding sequence ATGCACGAAAGCGTGATGAAAGCATGGTGGGAATCGTCTCACATGGCTGGGGGTAACGCTGCTTACGTAGAGGAATTATACGAAGCTTATCTGGACAATCCACTGAGTGTCAGTGAGGATTGGAGAGAAGTTTTCGACAAATTGCCGAAAGTAGACGGAGTAGCACTGGAAACCAAACACAGTGAAGTGCGTAACCAGTTCCGTTTAATGGCCGAGCAAGGTTTAAAGGCTAAAATGCCTGTTGCCGCCAGTAAACAAGTTGCAACCGAAGCTGACCAAAAACAGGTTAAAGTTCTACAGCTAATCAATGCCTATCGCTTTCGAGGGCATCAACATGCCAATCTCGATCCTCTGGGGTTATGGCATCAAGAGCGTGTAAGAGATCTTGAACTGTCATATCACAACCTATCTGAAGAAGATTTTCATAGCGTATATAACGTAGGCTCTTATGCCGTCGGTCAAGAGCAGATGACGCTTGGCGAGTTATATAAGTCGCTGAATCGAACCTACTGTAATTCCATTGGTGCTGAGTACATGCACATCACCAATACGGAAGAAAAGCGCTGGATCCAAAAATATTTTGAAGGTGCCCAGTCCACACCTAAATTTGATCGTGAAACCAAGATCGACATTTTGAAAGGTCTGGTCGCGGCTGACGGTATGGAAAAATACCTTGGGGCTAAATTCCCGGGCGCTAAACGTTTTTCATTGGAAGGTGGTGATGCACTGGTTCCAATGTTGAAAGGCTTGATCAAACACGCGGGTAAAAACGGTGCCAAAGAAGTGGTTATCGGTATGGCTCACCGTGGTCGTTTGAACGTGTTGGTTAACGTGATGGGTAAAAATCCATCAGTCCTGTTCGATGAATTCTCAGGTAAACATGATGAATCATTGGGCATGGGTGACGTTAAGTACCACTCAGGTTTTTCTTCTGATTTCTCAACACCGGGTGGCAATGTTCACTTGGCGCTAGCCTTTAACCCATCTCACCTTGAGATCGTTAATCCGGTGGTAATGGGATCGGTAAGAGCGCGCCTGGATCGTCGTGAATGCGACAATGGTTCCATGGTTCTTCCAATTACCATTCACGGTGACTCAGCTATTGCGGGTCAGGGTGTTGTACAAGAAACCTTTAATATGTCACAAACCCGTGGCTTTAAAGTGGGCGGTACAGTGCGCATAGTGGTGAACAACCAGGTTGGTTTTACTACATCCAAAACCATTGATACTCGTTCCACCCAGTATTGTACTGATATCGCCAAGATGGTTCAGGCTCCGATTTTTCACGTAAATGCTGATGATCCGGAAGCAGTGCTTTTCGTATCACAGCTGGCGTTGGATTATCGCAATACCTTTAAACGCGATGTTGTGATTGATTTGGTGTGTTACCGTCGTCACGGTCACAACGAAGCGGATGAGCCCAATGCAACTCAGCCGTTGATGTACCAGAAAATCAAGAAACATCCTGTTCCTCGTCAACTTTATGCTGAACAACTTATTGCTCAAGGTGTGATTGAAGAGCATGAAGTTGATAAGTTAGTCAATGAGTATCGCGCAGCATTGGATCACGGTGCTTGCGTTGTTCCTGAATGGCGTCCAATGACAGAACATTCTGTTGATTGGAGCCCTTATATCGGGAATGAGTGGAACGTTGCCTATGAGGGCGCGGTTTCTGTGAGTGAATTGAAGCGTATCGGTACCAAGATTTGTGAGTACCCGGAATCGTTTAAACTTCATTCACGAGTGCGTAAGCTGTATCAGGATCGTGAAGCTATGATGGCAGGGGAAAAACTGCTTGATTGGGGTGCGGCTGAAACATTGGCTTACGGCACTATTCTTGAAGCGGGTCATAATATCCGTTTGACTGGTCAGGATAGTGGACGTGGTACTTTCTTCCATCGCCACGCTGTATTACATAATCAAACTGACGCTGCTGAATATATGCCACTGGAATATATTAGTGACAAGCAAGGGAAAATAGAAATCTATGACTCTGTATTGTCTGAAGCGGCGGCCATGGCTTTTGAATTCGGTTATGCAACAGCAGAACCCGGTTCTTTGGTACTGTGGGAAGCTCAGTTTGGTGACTTTGCTAACGGCGCTCAGGTTGTCATCGACCAGTTCTTATCATCTGGTGAGCATAAGTGGGGACGTTTGTGCGGTCTAACCTTATTGTTGCCTCATGGTTATGAAGGTCAGGGGCCAGAGCACAGTTCTGCGCGTCTTGAGCGTTTCCTGCAATTGTCTGCTGGGCACAACTGGCAGGTTTGTGTGCCTTCTACACCTTCGCAGGTGTACAACATGTTGCGCCGTCAGATCATCCGACCTTTACGTCGTCCATTGATCGTCATGTCACCTAAATCATTGTTAAGACATCCTTTGGCTGTCTCTTCCATGGAAGAGTTGGCAGAAGGTCGCTTCTACGAAGTGATTGATGAGATTGATGAGATTAAACCGGCAGGCGTAAAACGTGTGGTTATGTGTTCAGGCAAAGTTTACTACGACCTGTTAGAACAACGCCGCAAGAATGAACAAACCGATGTTGCCATTATCCGTATTGAACAGTTGTACCCATTCCCTCAAGAGGAAATGAAAGCAATTGTTCAAAAATATCAACATGTTAAAGACTGGGTTTGGTGTCAGGAAGAACCTCAGAACCAGGGAGCTTGGTATTGTAGTCAACATCACTTTGTTGAAGCCATCCCTGAAGGGGCAAAAGTGACTTATGCTGGCCGTGCCGCATCGTCTTCCCCTGCTGTAGGTTATCTGGCAATACACAACCAACAGCAAAAAGCGGTTGTTGCCGAAGCACTAGAAATTAATTAA
- a CDS encoding succinate dehydrogenase iron-sulfur subunit, giving the protein MMREFSVYRYNPDVDNAPRMQSYKLEVEEGQDMMVLDALLLLKEQDPTLSFRRSCREGVCGSDGVNMNGKNGLACITPLSDLGNGTIVIRPLPGLPVVRDLVIDMTQFYTQYEKIKPFLINDSKQPPAREYLQSPEEREKLDGLYECILCACCSTSCPSFWWNPDKFIGPAGLLHAYRFLADSRDTATEARLSELDDAFSVFRCHGIMNCVSVCPKGLNPTKAIGQIKSMLLQRAM; this is encoded by the coding sequence ATGATGCGTGAATTTTCAGTTTATCGATACAATCCTGATGTTGATAATGCGCCTCGTATGCAGTCTTACAAGCTAGAGGTTGAAGAAGGTCAGGACATGATGGTGTTGGATGCACTCTTATTATTAAAAGAGCAAGATCCAACATTGTCTTTTAGACGTTCTTGCCGTGAAGGTGTTTGTGGTTCAGATGGCGTAAACATGAATGGTAAGAATGGGTTGGCTTGTATTACTCCATTGTCAGACCTGGGGAATGGCACAATTGTTATTCGTCCTTTACCTGGTTTGCCTGTAGTGAGAGATCTGGTTATCGACATGACCCAGTTCTACACTCAATACGAGAAGATCAAGCCGTTTTTGATTAATGACAGTAAACAACCGCCTGCAAGAGAATATCTGCAATCTCCAGAAGAGCGTGAAAAGCTTGACGGTTTGTATGAATGTATCTTGTGTGCATGTTGTTCTACATCGTGCCCGTCTTTCTGGTGGAATCCAGATAAGTTTATTGGACCTGCGGGTCTGTTACATGCATATCGTTTTCTTGCTGATAGCAGGGATACAGCCACCGAAGCTCGTTTGAGTGAACTTGATGATGCGTTTAGCGTATTCCGCTGCCACGGCATCATGAACTGTGTGAGTGTATGTCCAAAAGGATTGAATCCGACTAAAGCAATTGGTCAGATTAAATCTATGTTATTGCAACGAGCGATGTAA
- the sdhD gene encoding succinate dehydrogenase, hydrophobic membrane anchor protein, giving the protein MVTNQATLKRDGVQDFVSLRATAAIITAFTVFMAWFFISTPTITFEVWHGLFSHLGMKVFTLATLVAIMIHVRIGLWQVLTDYVKPPKIRAGLQFILNLIAFVYVAVGLFVLWGI; this is encoded by the coding sequence ATGGTAACAAATCAGGCAACCCTGAAGCGTGATGGTGTGCAGGATTTTGTCTCCCTCAGAGCAACTGCGGCAATTATCACTGCCTTTACTGTATTCATGGCATGGTTTTTCATCTCAACTCCAACCATTACCTTCGAAGTATGGCACGGGTTGTTCTCTCATCTCGGCATGAAAGTCTTCACTTTAGCTACGCTCGTAGCAATCATGATTCACGTTCGCATTGGACTATGGCAGGTATTAACGGATTACGTTAAGCCTCCAAAAATTCGTGCAGGATTGCAATTTATCCTGAACTTGATTGCGTTCGTATACGTTGCCGTTGGTCTGTTTGTTTTGTGGGGTATCTAA
- a CDS encoding citrate synthase, which produces MADKTAILKVGDKEIELPILSGTAGLDVIDVRALGKIGMFTFDPGFMATGSCESEITFIDGDKGVLLHRGYSIEDLARDADYLEVVYMLLHGEAPNEKDYQEFKSTITRHTMVHDSVNDFFKGFRRDAHPMAMLCGTVGALSSFYHDDLAIHDPEQRLRSAIRLVAKMPTLVAMCYKFNVGQPFVYPRNDLSYAENFLNMMFSVPAEEYKISPTIARAVDRIFTLHADHEQNASTSTVRLAGSSGANPYACIAAGVASLWGPAHGGANEACLNMLKEIGSVDRIPMFIEKAKDKNDPFRLMGFGHRVYKNYDPRATVMRESCHEVLKELNLKDPLLDVAMELERIALSDPYFVEKKLFPNVDFYSGIVLKAIGIPTNMFTCIFALARTVGWASHWHEMLSQPGQKIGRPRQLYTGKTQRPFKSIKK; this is translated from the coding sequence ATGGCAGACAAAACAGCCATTCTGAAAGTAGGTGATAAAGAGATTGAACTACCTATTTTAAGCGGCACGGCAGGACTTGATGTCATTGACGTACGAGCTCTTGGTAAAATCGGAATGTTCACTTTCGATCCGGGCTTCATGGCAACAGGTTCTTGTGAGTCCGAAATCACCTTCATTGACGGCGATAAAGGGGTGTTGCTGCACAGAGGCTATTCAATTGAAGATCTAGCCCGCGACGCGGATTATCTTGAAGTCGTTTACATGCTATTGCACGGCGAAGCGCCAAACGAAAAGGATTATCAGGAATTCAAATCAACTATCACTCGTCACACCATGGTGCATGACAGTGTCAATGATTTCTTTAAAGGCTTCCGTCGCGATGCACACCCCATGGCAATGCTGTGTGGTACTGTTGGTGCGCTTTCTTCTTTCTACCATGACGATTTGGCTATTCATGATCCGGAACAGCGTTTAAGAAGCGCCATCCGTTTGGTCGCCAAAATGCCTACATTGGTAGCGATGTGTTACAAGTTTAACGTTGGTCAACCTTTCGTTTACCCACGTAACGACTTGTCTTATGCAGAAAACTTCCTGAATATGATGTTCTCTGTACCTGCTGAAGAATACAAAATCAGCCCAACCATTGCTCGCGCTGTTGATCGTATCTTCACCTTGCATGCTGATCACGAACAAAATGCTTCTACTTCTACCGTTAGATTAGCGGGTTCTTCTGGCGCTAACCCTTATGCATGTATTGCTGCTGGCGTTGCGTCTTTGTGGGGTCCAGCTCACGGTGGTGCAAACGAAGCGTGTTTGAATATGTTGAAAGAAATCGGTTCTGTTGATCGCATTCCAATGTTTATTGAGAAAGCAAAAGACAAAAACGATCCTTTCCGTTTGATGGGCTTTGGTCACAGGGTTTATAAGAACTATGACCCTCGCGCAACCGTCATGAGAGAAAGCTGTCACGAAGTATTGAAAGAGCTGAACCTTAAAGATCCGTTGTTAGATGTAGCGATGGAACTTGAGCGTATTGCTCTGAGTGACCCATACTTTGTAGAGAAGAAACTCTTCCCTAACGTTGATTTCTACTCTGGTATCGTATTAAAAGCAATTGGTATCCCGACTAACATGTTTACCTGTATTTTTGCTTTGGCACGTACTGTAGGATGGGCTTCTCATTGGCACGAAATGCTAAGTCAACCAGGTCAAAAGATTGGACGTCCTCGTCAACTTTATACGGGTAAAACTCAACGTCCATTCAAGTCTATTAAAAAATAA
- the sdhC gene encoding succinate dehydrogenase, cytochrome b556 subunit translates to MKKQRPVNLQLNTISFPPSAISSILHRVTGVAMFFALLFVICAWAMSLTSAEGFATVQELMNGFIGKVIAIGTVSALTYHLLAGLRHVVMDFGHWEEIESGNNSAKVTIVLWVIITIVIGVVLW, encoded by the coding sequence GTGAAAAAACAAAGACCAGTTAATTTACAACTCAATACGATTAGTTTCCCTCCTTCTGCTATTTCTTCGATTCTTCATCGCGTTACTGGCGTGGCAATGTTCTTTGCGCTTTTATTTGTAATATGCGCTTGGGCAATGTCATTAACTTCTGCTGAAGGTTTCGCGACAGTTCAAGAATTGATGAATGGCTTTATAGGCAAAGTTATCGCAATTGGCACAGTGTCAGCATTGACTTATCACTTGCTGGCTGGTTTGCGTCATGTTGTGATGGATTTTGGTCACTGGGAAGAGATTGAGTCAGGTAATAATAGTGCCAAAGTGACGATAGTGCTTTGGGTGATCATAACTATCGTGATTGGAGTTGTATTATGGTAA
- the sdhA gene encoding succinate dehydrogenase flavoprotein subunit, with protein MKVSVHEYDAVVIGAGGAGMRAALQISQSGKSCALLSKVFPTRSHTVSAQGGITVALGNAHEDNWEWHMYDTVKGSDYIGDQDAIEYMCKTGPEAILEMENMGLPFSRFENGKIYQRPFGGQSKNFGGEQGARTAAAADRTGHALLHLLYQQNVKNKTKVFSEWYALDLVKNQDGDVVGCTAIDIETGEVVYFKSRAVVLATGGAGRIYASTTNAHINTGDGVGMALRAGVCLQDMEMWQFHPTGIAGAGTLVTEGCRGEGGYLLNKDGERFMERYAPNAKDLAGRDVVARSMMTEIREGRGCDGPWGPHIKLKLDHLGKEVLESRLPGILELSRTFAHVDPVKEPIPVIPTCHYMMGGIPTNVDGQAITIDENGNEKPVNGLFACGEIACVSVHGANRLGGNSLLDLVVFGRATGLHLGKALNEIDTAREASESDVDEALARFNRWENSEPGKGEDPVQIKKDMQQCMQLNFSVFREGEAMAQGLNELKEIRERLKHARLDDKSSDFNTQRIECLELDNLMETAYATAVAANFRTESRGAHSRFDFPDRDDENWLCHSIYKPSDESMIKREVNMSPKTREAFPPKARTY; from the coding sequence GTGAAAGTTTCAGTACATGAATATGATGCTGTAGTCATCGGTGCCGGTGGTGCGGGTATGCGCGCTGCTTTGCAAATTTCTCAATCAGGCAAGTCCTGTGCTCTTTTATCTAAAGTATTCCCGACCCGTTCTCACACAGTATCTGCTCAAGGCGGTATTACCGTTGCTTTGGGTAATGCTCATGAAGATAACTGGGAATGGCACATGTACGATACGGTTAAAGGTTCTGATTATATCGGTGACCAGGACGCTATCGAATATATGTGTAAAACAGGCCCAGAAGCCATTCTTGAAATGGAAAATATGGGTTTGCCTTTCTCTCGTTTTGAGAACGGTAAGATCTACCAAAGACCTTTTGGTGGTCAATCCAAGAATTTTGGTGGCGAGCAGGGCGCTCGTACCGCAGCAGCAGCTGACCGTACTGGTCACGCATTGTTGCATTTGCTTTATCAGCAAAACGTTAAGAACAAAACCAAAGTATTCAGTGAATGGTATGCGCTGGATTTGGTTAAGAACCAGGACGGCGATGTTGTTGGTTGTACAGCCATTGATATCGAAACTGGCGAGGTGGTTTACTTTAAATCTCGTGCAGTTGTGTTGGCGACAGGTGGCGCAGGCCGTATTTACGCATCCACTACAAACGCTCACATCAACACCGGTGACGGTGTAGGTATGGCGCTTCGCGCTGGTGTTTGTTTGCAAGATATGGAAATGTGGCAGTTCCACCCAACCGGCATTGCGGGAGCTGGTACATTGGTAACAGAAGGTTGTCGTGGTGAAGGTGGCTATCTATTAAATAAAGATGGCGAACGCTTCATGGAGCGTTATGCACCTAACGCGAAAGACCTTGCTGGCCGTGACGTTGTTGCTCGTTCTATGATGACTGAGATTCGCGAAGGCCGCGGTTGTGATGGCCCTTGGGGTCCTCATATTAAGTTGAAACTGGATCACCTGGGTAAAGAAGTGCTTGAGTCTCGCTTGCCGGGTATTCTTGAATTGTCTCGTACATTCGCACACGTTGATCCTGTTAAAGAACCGATTCCGGTTATTCCAACCTGTCACTACATGATGGGTGGTATTCCAACGAACGTAGATGGTCAGGCGATTACTATCGACGAAAACGGTAATGAAAAACCTGTAAATGGTTTGTTTGCCTGTGGTGAGATTGCTTGTGTATCTGTACACGGTGCTAACCGCCTGGGTGGTAACTCATTACTTGATTTGGTGGTATTTGGTCGTGCGACTGGTTTGCATTTGGGTAAAGCATTAAACGAAATTGATACTGCTAGAGAAGCCAGCGAATCTGATGTTGATGAAGCGCTAGCTCGTTTCAACCGTTGGGAAAACTCAGAACCTGGTAAGGGTGAGGATCCTGTTCAAATCAAGAAAGACATGCAGCAATGTATGCAACTGAATTTCTCTGTATTCCGTGAAGGCGAAGCGATGGCGCAAGGCTTGAATGAATTGAAAGAAATTCGTGAGCGCTTGAAGCATGCCCGTCTGGATGACAAGAGCTCTGATTTCAACACACAACGTATAGAGTGTCTGGAATTAGATAACTTGATGGAAACAGCTTATGCAACAGCCGTTGCTGCGAACTTCAGAACCGAGAGCCGTGGCGCACATAGCCGCTTCGACTTCCCGGATCGTGATGACGAGAACTGGTTGTGCCACTCGATTTATAAACCGAGTGATGAGTCTATGATTAAGCGTGAAGTAAACATGTCGCCTAAGACTCGCGAAGCGTTTCCACCTAAAGCTCGTACTTATTAA